The following coding sequences are from one Candidatus Nitrosopumilus sp. SW window:
- the artG gene encoding thaumarchaeosortase, whose amino-acid sequence MQNWNLIAGILIIASPILFSMIAYPDSVAWSWNEGRGGYLFALVFVVAELIGLKIVISKKRLLAVIPIALLTISYLISLEYGLRDYIVTSAEQFDVQLIYSWTWMWDFIVMAIFIVVTLSIFFGKRWIRIAPAGPIFLTGTAIILSLDAFFPYDTLGPLQYIVPYFVQANVWVITVLELGTAVARDNVMFLRGDHGSMALQVFWPSAGVHSIIIFSLVIGAFMLKMNIPRARKSMYFVLGIIGTITVNLIRIFSLSWYALKVTTDPVAWEEYHKIAGEIMFLPWLFAFILVVILIESRRLKKQEERDGISKNNS is encoded by the coding sequence ATGCAAAATTGGAATTTGATTGCTGGAATTTTGATAATTGCCAGTCCGATTCTATTTTCAATGATCGCATACCCTGATTCTGTAGCTTGGAGTTGGAATGAGGGTCGAGGTGGATATCTCTTTGCACTTGTTTTTGTTGTAGCTGAACTAATTGGTCTCAAGATTGTAATTTCAAAAAAACGCTTACTTGCAGTAATTCCTATTGCATTACTGACAATCTCTTATCTGATTTCATTAGAATATGGTTTAAGGGACTACATTGTTACATCTGCAGAACAGTTTGATGTTCAACTAATCTATTCTTGGACATGGATGTGGGACTTTATCGTCATGGCAATATTTATTGTTGTTACATTGTCTATATTCTTTGGAAAGAGATGGATTAGGATTGCTCCTGCTGGACCTATTTTCTTAACTGGTACTGCAATTATTTTATCTCTTGATGCATTTTTCCCATATGATACATTAGGTCCTTTACAATACATCGTTCCATATTTTGTACAAGCTAATGTTTGGGTGATTACCGTACTTGAACTTGGTACTGCTGTTGCAAGAGACAATGTCATGTTCTTACGTGGAGATCATGGTTCAATGGCCTTGCAAGTATTTTGGCCATCAGCTGGCGTTCATAGTATTATCATCTTCTCATTAGTTATTGGTGCATTTATGCTCAAGATGAATATCCCTAGAGCAAGAAAATCAATGTATTTTGTTTTGGGTATTATTGGAACAATTACTGTAAACTTGATTCGTATTTTCTCTTTATCTTGGTATGCACTAAAAGTAACAACTGACCCTGTGGCTTGGGAGGAATATCACAAAATTGCAGGCGAAATAATGTTCCTGCCTTGGTTATTTGCATTCATTCTAGTCGTCATATTGATAGAATCTAGACGTCTCAAAAAACAAGAAGAACGAGATGGTATTTCTAAAAATAACTCGTAA
- a CDS encoding Zn-dependent protease yields MTKFFIVFLLSAVLLASSFSNGLAHAHWDTPPQGSAYHTTVTLEQIQFNEGSTTWNDLLTADLVIGWNVELTGHSDSVSGDVMAFTDVSISENTYLEIGKEVISHDECSPLGDIKIKLWAAESDQDNLSDTAKHINQRVHSDDSSSYADITLQDILSEQGDEWIGTSSRTIPGSHAEGFAIYEYELNAKIGSDESISGVFVIKRTQTYENNDNCLVQEDETVSLIPAWFKNNARWWQEGIISDTEIVNALESLLIQDVIPLDKFIESHPGLEHEAGVEKGGTFEITPEFPSHPGLEHEAGVQPGGTFVTIPEYQKTVFGYWSEGLVSDGEIVNSIGHLMSTGIISSEKIKEKVQEKVEEKTRDEFGRPESGPARDSNAGTFHISDSGVIFSIYETQKLNELSFNLLLDVKNAESALLKKASVIAWDDYADEQTSEKATRAQSIEKLSGKTTNDALFVTKQLSKLKNEMEQTKTYAKTLNFNLEQFDQIDYEIDARIDNLPKMSSIESIQSGAKELQKIQKETNSSMRESLSLLFTDTLSKYLKNSEDTNKLENSLNASLSDVTFSKIGDVDMLSDIIGPSTGELNFEDDFDFVLIHPTDNDEELPNSAGFLSSVIFFETIFGINDLSFLDVESEQQINILEKEDDPSYVNIHEQIDEIVDEVDSVAEQIQPIVVLIGDGFANEYSVFSAPEVSESEEHESTEPNDSDTPEESEPVDDSQTSDNTGDISIKVLIVQGVYAPIVQFSIQPAGYCPESYSPYFGAILDVNGDFVDLDASQHTGATPICQTISTSYHSISNFYVTQEQIDNFISETNYYGIPMDPRDGQFYGQ; encoded by the coding sequence GTGACCAAATTTTTCATCGTTTTTCTTCTAAGTGCTGTTTTGTTAGCTAGTTCATTTAGTAATGGATTGGCACATGCTCATTGGGATACACCTCCTCAGGGAAGTGCATATCACACTACTGTTACTTTGGAGCAAATTCAATTCAATGAAGGTTCTACTACTTGGAATGATCTTCTAACTGCAGATCTGGTGATTGGCTGGAATGTGGAACTTACGGGACACTCTGATTCTGTATCTGGAGATGTGATGGCATTTACAGATGTTTCAATTTCTGAGAACACATACTTGGAAATTGGGAAAGAGGTGATTAGTCATGATGAATGTTCTCCTCTGGGGGATATCAAGATAAAATTATGGGCTGCAGAATCTGATCAAGACAACCTATCTGATACTGCAAAACACATCAATCAAAGGGTTCATTCAGATGATTCATCATCTTATGCAGACATTACCTTACAAGATATCTTGTCTGAACAAGGTGATGAATGGATTGGAACCTCTTCTAGAACCATTCCTGGCTCTCATGCAGAAGGATTTGCAATTTATGAATATGAACTCAATGCAAAAATTGGTTCTGATGAAAGTATCTCTGGTGTCTTTGTGATAAAGAGAACTCAGACATATGAAAATAATGACAATTGTCTGGTTCAAGAAGATGAAACTGTTTCTTTAATTCCTGCCTGGTTCAAAAACAATGCAAGATGGTGGCAAGAAGGAATAATTTCCGATACTGAAATTGTTAATGCTTTGGAAAGTCTGTTAATTCAAGATGTCATACCCCTTGACAAATTCATCGAGTCTCATCCTGGACTAGAACATGAAGCAGGTGTTGAAAAAGGTGGAACATTTGAGATAACTCCTGAATTTCCTTCTCACCCTGGATTAGAACATGAAGCTGGAGTGCAACCTGGCGGAACCTTTGTCACAATTCCTGAATATCAAAAAACTGTATTTGGTTATTGGAGTGAAGGATTAGTTTCTGATGGGGAGATTGTCAATTCAATTGGACATCTGATGAGCACTGGAATCATCAGCTCTGAAAAAATTAAAGAAAAAGTTCAGGAAAAAGTCGAAGAAAAAACACGTGATGAATTTGGAAGGCCTGAAAGCGGTCCTGCACGTGATAGTAATGCAGGTACATTTCACATATCTGATTCGGGAGTTATTTTTAGCATTTATGAAACTCAAAAACTCAATGAACTCTCTTTTAATCTATTGTTGGATGTAAAAAATGCAGAATCTGCTCTTCTCAAAAAAGCATCTGTGATTGCTTGGGATGATTATGCTGATGAACAAACCTCTGAAAAGGCAACTAGGGCCCAATCTATAGAAAAACTCTCTGGCAAGACCACTAATGATGCACTATTTGTCACAAAACAATTATCCAAACTAAAAAATGAAATGGAACAAACAAAAACATATGCAAAAACTTTGAATTTTAATCTTGAACAATTTGATCAAATTGATTATGAAATTGATGCTAGAATAGACAATCTACCAAAAATGTCCTCTATAGAATCGATTCAATCTGGTGCAAAAGAACTACAGAAAATTCAAAAGGAAACCAATTCCAGTATGCGTGAATCATTATCATTGTTATTCACAGACACTCTTTCAAAATATTTGAAAAACTCTGAAGATACAAACAAGTTAGAAAATTCTTTGAATGCATCTCTCTCTGACGTCACATTTTCAAAAATTGGTGATGTGGATATGTTAAGTGATATCATTGGACCTTCTACTGGTGAATTGAATTTTGAAGATGATTTTGATTTTGTTTTAATTCATCCTACGGATAATGATGAAGAACTTCCTAACTCTGCTGGATTTTTATCTTCTGTAATTTTCTTTGAAACGATTTTCGGAATTAATGATTTGAGTTTTCTTGATGTAGAATCTGAACAACAAATCAACATTCTTGAAAAAGAAGATGATCCTTCATATGTTAACATCCATGAACAAATAGATGAAATTGTAGATGAGGTTGATAGTGTTGCAGAACAAATTCAACCTATTGTTGTTCTAATTGGTGATGGTTTTGCCAACGAATATTCTGTTTTTAGTGCTCCGGAAGTATCTGAGTCTGAAGAACATGAAAGTACTGAACCAAATGATTCTGACACTCCAGAAGAATCTGAACCTGTAGATGATTCACAAACATCTGACAACACTGGTGACATCTCAATCAAAGTTTTGATTGTACAAGGAGTCTATGCTCCAATTGTACAATTCTCAATACAACCTGCAGGATATTGTCCTGAATCATATTCTCCTTACTTTGGAGCAATTCTAGATGTAAATGGTGATTTTGTTGATCTTGATGCTAGCCAACATACTGGTGCAACACCAATTTGCCAAACAATCTCTACATCTTATCATTCAATAAGTAACTTCTATGTGACACAAGAACAAATTGATAATTTTATTTCTGAAACCAACTATTACGGAATCCCTATGGACCCCCGTGATGGCCAATTTTATGGTCAATGA
- a CDS encoding zinc finger, C2H2 type protein, which translates to MDKPSRNNVSKVYCEKCDLVFESRERFEKHLDSHSSGVQCEVCPIDTAIAKFTNLFKRKSSHNLE; encoded by the coding sequence ATGGATAAACCATCAAGAAATAATGTTTCAAAGGTTTATTGTGAAAAATGTGATCTTGTGTTTGAATCTAGAGAACGATTTGAAAAACATCTAGACAGCCACTCATCTGGTGTTCAATGTGAAGTTTGTCCAATTGATACTGCAATTGCAAAATTCACTAATCTGTTTAAACGAAAATCTTCTCATAATTTGGAATAA
- the cofD gene encoding 2-phospho-L-lactate transferase, translating to MITVLAGGTGSVKLVRGLVSQESKVNVISNVGDNYWLYGLYVCPDIDTIVYGLADLLDSEKGWGIKKDTFNFLRQMEVFGEETWFRVGDRDAATHLIRTNMLKNGKNLSDITKWMCEKFAVSANIIPVTDNSIETRIITDKGELHLQEYWVKHRGKDPVEGIQYIGADKARPNPEAVNAIHDADMVILAPGNPLTSIGPMLQIKGIRKELSKIKKKVVAISPLIGDNAISGPAAKYMQAAGIESNAYGLAKMYSDVCSNIIVDTKDRMLSKKIQSLDMKVFETKITMKNKLAEDALANFILKQVHV from the coding sequence ATGATTACGGTTTTAGCAGGAGGAACAGGTTCAGTAAAACTGGTTCGAGGATTAGTGTCTCAAGAATCCAAAGTCAATGTCATAAGTAATGTTGGAGACAATTATTGGTTATACGGACTCTACGTATGTCCAGATATAGATACAATCGTATATGGATTAGCAGATTTGTTAGATTCAGAAAAAGGATGGGGAATCAAGAAAGACACATTCAACTTTTTGCGTCAAATGGAAGTATTTGGAGAAGAGACATGGTTTAGAGTTGGAGACAGAGATGCTGCAACCCATTTGATTAGAACAAACATGTTAAAGAACGGAAAAAATCTAAGCGACATTACAAAATGGATGTGTGAGAAATTTGCAGTTAGTGCAAACATTATCCCAGTAACTGACAACAGTATTGAAACAAGAATAATCACTGACAAAGGAGAATTACACTTACAAGAATATTGGGTCAAACACAGAGGCAAAGATCCTGTTGAAGGAATTCAATATATCGGCGCAGATAAAGCTCGTCCAAATCCAGAAGCAGTAAATGCAATACATGATGCAGACATGGTAATTTTAGCTCCCGGAAATCCACTAACATCAATTGGCCCAATGCTTCAAATCAAAGGAATTAGAAAAGAATTATCAAAAATTAAGAAAAAAGTAGTCGCAATAAGCCCATTAATTGGAGATAATGCAATTAGCGGTCCTGCCGCAAAATACATGCAGGCTGCAGGTATAGAATCAAATGCTTATGGATTAGCAAAAATGTATTCAGATGTATGTTCTAACATAATTGTAGATACTAAAGATAGAATGCTCTCAAAGAAAATTCAAAGTTTAGACATGAAAGTCTTTGAAACAAAAATTACTATGAAAAATAAATTAGCTGAAGATGCATTAGCAAATTTCATTCTAAAACAAGTACACGTATAA
- the cofC gene encoding 2-phospho-L-lactate guanylyltransferase: protein MKIAAIIPVKTFSNAKTRLDLPPQKIEDLCKVMLEEILHTVSISPQIDKVVIVTKEKKAIEIGEKFNVHTIVDEKEESVNGAVALADKYLLENNFDASIVFPQDIPYIKTQDIDFMLNYKAPPNFAIIVPSRRFDGTNALVRMPIDLMETHYDEDSYKIHMNTAKEHTLNVAMVFVKRIMWDVDNSEDLKFLLEQKEKPHVAEKIKQILEST, encoded by the coding sequence TTGAAAATAGCTGCAATAATTCCTGTAAAGACTTTCTCTAATGCAAAAACACGTTTAGATTTACCTCCGCAGAAAATAGAAGATTTGTGCAAAGTGATGTTAGAAGAAATTCTACATACAGTTTCAATCTCACCTCAAATTGATAAAGTAGTGATAGTCACAAAAGAGAAAAAAGCAATTGAGATTGGAGAAAAATTCAATGTCCATACAATAGTTGATGAAAAAGAAGAAAGCGTCAATGGTGCAGTTGCACTTGCAGACAAGTACCTACTAGAAAATAATTTTGATGCATCAATTGTTTTTCCTCAAGACATACCATACATCAAAACACAAGATATTGATTTTATGTTAAACTACAAAGCACCACCGAATTTTGCAATAATTGTCCCATCAAGAAGATTTGATGGCACTAACGCACTTGTACGAATGCCAATTGATTTGATGGAGACACATTATGATGAAGACAGTTACAAAATACATATGAACACTGCAAAAGAACACACACTAAATGTTGCAATGGTGTTTGTAAAAAGAATCATGTGGGATGTAGATAATTCTGAAGACTTGAAATTCCTTTTAGAACAAAAAGAAAAGCCACACGTTGCAGAAAAAATCAAACAGATTTTGGAATCAACATAA
- a CDS encoding DUF99 family protein translates to MRSLHLEKKGLRGLAIAESFKQNSVKSVFSGVVMRRDFVIDGFVFGSATLEGNDATDTILKMYGDLNRPDISYVLISGLIVSMYNIIDIKKLFDTLQIPIIGVSYHDSSGIEDSLKHHFPKSFESKINEYEKLGKREKITLNTSHDVYIRKEGCTLNEVKHLLNDLTLHGSVPEPIRVSQLLAKTLLEKDLSF, encoded by the coding sequence ATGAGATCTCTTCATCTTGAAAAAAAAGGCCTACGTGGATTGGCAATTGCTGAGAGCTTTAAACAAAATTCTGTAAAATCCGTTTTTTCTGGAGTTGTAATGAGACGAGACTTTGTAATAGATGGATTCGTCTTTGGCAGTGCTACTTTGGAAGGAAATGATGCAACGGATACGATATTGAAAATGTATGGTGATTTAAACAGGCCTGATATTAGCTATGTTTTGATTTCTGGATTAATTGTTTCGATGTATAACATCATTGACATCAAAAAACTATTTGACACATTACAAATTCCCATTATTGGTGTTTCATATCATGATTCTTCAGGAATTGAAGATTCACTAAAACACCATTTTCCAAAATCTTTTGAATCCAAGATAAATGAATATGAAAAATTAGGTAAACGTGAAAAAATCACTCTAAATACTTCCCATGATGTTTACATTAGAAAAGAAGGGTGCACATTAAATGAAGTAAAACATCTTCTTAATGATTTGACATTACATGGTTCTGTTCCTGAACCAATTAGGGTCTCTCAACTTTTGGCAAAAACACTACTTGAGAAAGATCTATCCTTCTGA
- a CDS encoding C2H2-type zinc finger protein, producing MLTVDCKDVISIKHELVVYVSDQVAAIPTLKNNQFTLSTLEDDEVIDTNTVITAIKEFLDSIGEGRNFAVIGNHNMISITSVSGKVIERQAPPQQEMFSCSHCGFVTQYQVELETHMRIHYL from the coding sequence ATGCTTACTGTTGATTGTAAAGATGTGATCTCAATCAAACATGAACTTGTAGTGTATGTATCAGATCAAGTAGCAGCTATTCCAACTCTAAAAAATAATCAATTTACTTTATCTACTTTAGAAGATGATGAGGTAATTGATACTAACACTGTAATTACTGCAATCAAGGAATTTTTAGATTCCATTGGCGAGGGTAGAAATTTTGCTGTTATTGGAAATCATAACATGATAAGTATTACTTCTGTATCTGGAAAAGTAATTGAAAGACAAGCTCCTCCACAACAAGAGATGTTCTCATGCTCTCATTGCGGATTTGTAACTCAGTATCAGGTTGAACTAGAAACTCATATGAGAATTCATTATCTCTGA
- a CDS encoding bifunctional 2-polyprenyl-6-hydroxyphenol methylase/3-demethylubiquinol 3-O-methyltransferase UbiG, with product MDGVRKTFDEWAQNGKAELMEVEHGKNVSKFLNKISFDAPFTFLDVGCGNGWVVRKIAREKNCKKAIGIDKSKKMITQAKKKIDSKKEEFFHTDIESWEYRGKFDFIFSMEAIYYSDSIEEALKKIYKLLKPGGEFFCGTDFYTDNKATAKWANIMKIQMHLHSKKEWREFFKNAGFQVKTKHIKDLKSSKKWKREFGTLFIIGTKI from the coding sequence ATGGATGGAGTCAGAAAAACATTTGATGAATGGGCTCAAAACGGCAAAGCAGAATTAATGGAAGTGGAACATGGAAAAAATGTCTCAAAGTTTTTGAATAAAATATCATTTGATGCGCCCTTCACATTTCTTGATGTAGGATGTGGAAATGGTTGGGTTGTAAGAAAAATTGCTAGAGAAAAGAATTGTAAAAAAGCAATAGGAATTGACAAAAGCAAAAAGATGATTACTCAAGCAAAAAAGAAAATAGATAGTAAAAAAGAAGAATTTTTCCACACAGACATAGAATCATGGGAATATAGAGGAAAATTTGATTTTATTTTCTCAATGGAGGCGATTTATTATTCAGATTCCATAGAAGAAGCACTCAAAAAAATATACAAATTGTTAAAACCAGGAGGAGAGTTTTTTTGTGGTACTGATTTTTACACAGATAACAAAGCAACTGCAAAATGGGCAAATATTATGAAAATCCAAATGCATCTGCATTCAAAAAAAGAATGGAGAGAATTTTTTAAGAATGCAGGGTTTCAAGTCAAAACAAAACACATCAAAGATTTGAAAAGTAGTAAAAAATGGAAAAGAGAATTTGGGACTTTGTTCATCATAGGCACAAAAATCTAA
- a CDS encoding NAD(P)-dependent oxidoreductase, producing the protein MKKIGIVGLGMLGNAVALHLLDSGFEVTVFNRNKDKTIHAKEKGAIVVNSPKEVAEKSDLVIIVVKDAEAVKQVSFGENGIVKGDNERLIVADMSTIDPSESKNISEKFEEFKINKLDIPVMGGPNVAITGNLVMMASGDKESFEECKEVFEKIANKVFFLGEKGVAHSIKLAMNLQITMLALALSEGILLVKKANVDPRIFLEILNSTYFKTGMSENKAFKMIDGKYEPTFTLENLKKDITTMTNAAKDLGIELPMIKKAEEVYENAVNEGLGGIDYTGIIEYIKRINENK; encoded by the coding sequence ATGAAAAAAATAGGAATTGTAGGATTGGGAATGCTAGGAAATGCTGTAGCACTACATTTGTTAGATTCAGGATTTGAAGTTACAGTGTTCAATAGAAACAAAGACAAAACAATTCATGCAAAAGAAAAAGGTGCAATAGTTGTAAATTCGCCTAAAGAAGTTGCAGAAAAATCAGATTTAGTAATAATAGTAGTTAAAGATGCAGAAGCAGTAAAACAAGTATCATTTGGAGAGAATGGAATTGTCAAAGGAGATAACGAAAGACTAATTGTTGCAGATATGAGTACAATAGACCCCTCAGAATCTAAAAATATTTCAGAAAAGTTTGAGGAATTTAAGATAAACAAATTAGACATTCCAGTCATGGGAGGTCCCAATGTAGCAATTACAGGAAATTTAGTCATGATGGCATCAGGAGATAAAGAAAGTTTTGAAGAATGCAAGGAGGTCTTTGAAAAGATTGCAAACAAAGTCTTTTTCTTGGGAGAAAAGGGAGTTGCACATTCTATCAAGTTAGCCATGAATCTACAAATCACCATGCTTGCACTTGCATTGTCTGAAGGAATTTTACTAGTCAAAAAAGCAAATGTAGATCCTAGAATTTTTCTTGAGATTTTAAATTCTACTTATTTCAAAACAGGAATGAGTGAAAATAAGGCTTTCAAAATGATAGATGGAAAATACGAACCAACATTTACACTTGAAAATCTCAAAAAAGACATTACAACAATGACAAATGCTGCAAAAGATCTAGGAATCGAATTACCTATGATAAAAAAAGCTGAAGAGGTTTATGAAAATGCAGTAAATGAAGGATTAGGTGGGATCGATTATACAGGAATTATTGAATATATCAAAAGAATTAATGAAAATAAATAA
- a CDS encoding NAD(P)/FAD-dependent oxidoreductase has translation MSHTYDVVVVGGGPAGSSAAYAASKNGLKVALIEKEESIAESVRTSGVTWIQNIKEFGIPDDCYNPVKNFVFYSPNNKVSIGDTVARSAVLDVRKTYRWLASQAETEGTETFVDTFVKDAIKDESGKIIGVKAIRYEKEIEFYGKVIIDASGFQSAVAKSMGFVEQWERFGAGAEYEAKVEHVQADTWWLMVGQKYSPAGYAWIFPLGDNIARIGVGIGKPDSPVDPIARLKELIKNKEGPIADLGKIEPIEFHYGLIPNDGLSRKTVYDNLILVGDSAGQANPLVLEGIRYAIKFGRIAGEVAAKAIKANDTSEKKLSEYEDNWKKAIESKIKSAGKVQDRWIGLTDEDWDKELDIISELKPEEFLDFIKADFGLSNMLKLATSHPKLAVRQLFSMIKKPGKKE, from the coding sequence TTGTCACATACTTATGATGTAGTTGTTGTAGGAGGAGGGCCGGCAGGGTCATCAGCTGCATATGCTGCATCAAAGAATGGATTGAAAGTGGCATTAATTGAAAAAGAAGAATCAATTGCAGAATCAGTTAGAACCAGTGGCGTTACATGGATTCAAAATATCAAAGAGTTTGGAATTCCAGATGATTGTTACAATCCAGTAAAGAATTTTGTATTTTACTCACCAAACAACAAAGTAAGTATTGGAGACACTGTTGCTCGTTCTGCAGTACTAGATGTCAGAAAGACGTATCGATGGTTAGCATCTCAAGCAGAAACAGAAGGTACTGAAACTTTTGTGGATACTTTTGTAAAAGACGCAATCAAAGACGAATCAGGAAAAATTATCGGAGTAAAGGCAATAAGATATGAAAAAGAAATTGAATTTTATGGTAAAGTAATCATTGATGCAAGTGGTTTTCAATCAGCAGTTGCAAAATCAATGGGTTTTGTAGAACAATGGGAAAGATTTGGCGCAGGTGCAGAATATGAAGCAAAAGTAGAACACGTTCAAGCAGATACATGGTGGTTAATGGTAGGACAGAAGTATTCCCCTGCAGGGTACGCATGGATTTTTCCATTAGGAGACAATATTGCAAGAATAGGAGTAGGAATTGGAAAACCAGACTCTCCAGTTGACCCAATAGCCAGATTAAAAGAATTGATCAAAAATAAAGAAGGCCCAATTGCAGATTTGGGTAAAATCGAACCAATAGAGTTTCACTATGGATTAATTCCAAATGATGGTCTTTCAAGAAAAACTGTTTATGATAATTTGATTCTAGTTGGAGATTCTGCAGGGCAAGCTAATCCACTAGTTTTGGAAGGAATTCGTTATGCAATAAAATTTGGGAGAATAGCAGGTGAAGTAGCTGCCAAAGCAATCAAAGCAAATGACACTTCAGAGAAAAAACTATCAGAGTATGAGGACAATTGGAAGAAAGCAATTGAATCTAAAATAAAATCTGCAGGAAAGGTGCAGGACAGATGGATTGGATTAACAGATGAAGATTGGGACAAAGAGTTAGACATTATCAGTGAATTAAAGCCTGAAGAATTTTTAGACTTCATCAAAGCAGATTTTGGATTATCCAATATGCTAAAACTTGCAACTAGCCATCCAAAACTAGCAGTCAGACAGTTATTTTCCATGATAAAAAAACCAGGTAAGAAAGAGTAA
- a CDS encoding DsbA family protein, with amino-acid sequence MNKKGVIIGVVVIAIIAGVAASLSSTPNETVNLDMTRSHGTISTAMGSPILGDPSAPVTIVEFGDYQCHQCYNWFHNTKPAITRDYIDTGKANLVFVDMAFLGRDSSPAAQATYCAEDQGKYWEYHDMLYNAQEDKIDGGWANTERLKAFAFSMGLDMELFESCLDSGKYSKRVQYNTQQARDHGVRGTPGFFIVSPDGQQQIGGAQPFSVFKQVLDPLV; translated from the coding sequence ATGAACAAAAAAGGCGTGATTATAGGCGTCGTTGTTATTGCAATTATTGCTGGAGTGGCTGCATCTTTGTCTTCTACTCCTAATGAAACTGTAAATCTTGACATGACTAGAAGTCATGGAACTATTTCTACTGCAATGGGCTCTCCTATACTAGGTGACCCTTCTGCACCTGTAACTATTGTTGAATTTGGCGATTACCAATGCCATCAATGCTACAATTGGTTCCACAATACAAAACCTGCTATAACCCGTGATTATATTGACACTGGAAAAGCTAACTTGGTTTTTGTTGATATGGCATTCTTGGGAAGAGATTCAAGTCCTGCAGCTCAAGCAACTTACTGTGCTGAAGATCAAGGAAAGTATTGGGAGTATCATGACATGTTGTATAATGCACAAGAAGATAAAATCGATGGTGGTTGGGCCAACACTGAAAGACTAAAGGCATTTGCATTTTCAATGGGGTTGGATATGGAATTGTTTGAGAGTTGTCTTGATTCTGGAAAATATTCTAAACGTGTTCAATATAACACTCAACAAGCAAGAGATCATGGTGTAAGAGGAACTCCTGGATTCTTTATTGTAAGTCCAGATGGACAACAACAGATTGGTGGGGCACAACCATTCTCTGTCTTTAAACAAGTTCTGGATCCACTGGTATAG
- a CDS encoding SDR family NAD(P)-dependent oxidoreductase, producing MRLNEKVAIVTGASSDIGKGIAKKFVEEGAKVVLVARNLEKLESARKDIGNEDSTVPITCDLTDESQTLQVVNQIMDTYGKIDILVNNAGAINDPVHFHEMPNSEIQKLINVNLMGVFNMTKAVLTKMSDVKSGSIINIGSISSERAIPRVHLAVYSATKAAIPMFTKSIAVEYARKNIRCNCVNPGIINSGSIKPYLDDPQARKVLEERLPLARVGEPEDVANAVTYLASDEASWVTGTILNVDGGKTASEG from the coding sequence ATGAGGTTAAATGAGAAAGTTGCAATTGTCACAGGAGCATCAAGTGACATTGGAAAAGGGATTGCCAAGAAATTTGTTGAAGAAGGAGCAAAAGTGGTTCTTGTTGCAAGGAATTTAGAAAAATTAGAAAGTGCAAGAAAAGATATAGGAAATGAGGATTCTACAGTCCCCATTACTTGTGATTTAACAGATGAGTCTCAAACATTACAAGTTGTTAATCAGATCATGGACACATATGGGAAAATAGACATTCTTGTAAATAATGCAGGTGCAATTAATGACCCAGTTCATTTTCATGAAATGCCAAACTCAGAAATTCAAAAACTCATCAATGTAAACCTGATGGGAGTTTTCAATATGACAAAAGCTGTTTTGACAAAAATGTCAGATGTAAAAAGTGGTTCAATCATAAACATAGGTTCTATCTCAAGTGAGAGGGCAATTCCACGAGTTCATTTAGCAGTGTATTCAGCCACAAAAGCAGCAATACCCATGTTTACAAAATCAATTGCAGTAGAGTATGCAAGAAAAAATATCAGATGCAATTGTGTTAATCCAGGAATAATCAACTCAGGTTCAATCAAACCATATCTTGATGATCCACAAGCAAGAAAAGTACTTGAAGAAAGATTACCACTTGCAAGGGTCGGAGAACCAGAAGATGTTGCAAACGCAGTAACATACTTGGCTTCAGATGAAGCAAGTTGGGTTACCGGAACAATTCTAAATGTTGATGGTGGAAAGACAGCTTCAGAAGGATAG